In Halomarina salina, one DNA window encodes the following:
- a CDS encoding GNAT family N-acetyltransferase — MTVRRATGDDVDGIRAVAERSWTTDYPDILTRETATEAVEDWYAPDQIRAELRDSRTLVLVAERDAETDDGVVGFAHATWTDADREGYLLRLYVDPDHRRENLGRELLDRTTAELAGLGVERVNAMVLSANEPGRAFYEHFGFDHVDEQRTTVGGESYPESRYVLDVSDA, encoded by the coding sequence ATGACGGTTCGCAGAGCGACCGGGGACGACGTCGACGGGATTCGAGCGGTGGCAGAGCGGTCGTGGACGACCGACTACCCGGACATCCTGACGCGCGAGACGGCCACGGAGGCGGTCGAGGACTGGTACGCGCCCGACCAGATTCGGGCCGAACTCCGGGACTCGCGCACGCTTGTGCTCGTGGCCGAACGAGACGCTGAGACCGACGACGGGGTGGTCGGCTTCGCCCACGCGACGTGGACCGACGCCGACCGGGAGGGGTACCTCCTCAGACTGTACGTCGACCCGGACCATCGACGCGAGAACCTCGGCCGCGAACTGCTCGACCGGACGACGGCCGAACTCGCAGGCCTCGGTGTCGAACGCGTCAACGCGATGGTTCTCTCGGCGAACGAGCCGGGACGGGCGTTCTACGAGCACTTCGGGTTCGACCACGTCGACGAACAGCGGACGACCGTCGGTGGCGAGTCGTACCCTGAGAGCCGCTACGTCCTCGACGTGAGCGACGCGTAG